A window of Acidimicrobiia bacterium genomic DNA:
CGTCACGACTGTCGGGTCCTTGCGCGACGGGCCTTCGACCAGTCCCTCCACCACGGTCCCGACCAGCGTCTCGTTTTTCTCCAGCGATATCCGCTGCTGGAGCGTCGCCAGGCGTGAGAACCGCTCCGACGCCACAGCCGGGTCGACCTGGTCGGGCATCTCCGCCGCCCGGGTTCCCGGCCGCGGCGAGTAGATGAACATGTAGGCGCCGTCGAACCGGGCCGCAGCAACCAGGTCGAGGGTGGCCTGGAAGTCGTCCTCCGTCTCTCCGGGGAACCCCACGATGATGTCGGTGGAGGTTGCCAGCCCGGGGATGATCTCCTCCGCCATGCGAAGCTTGGCCAGGAACCGCTCGGGGGTGTATCCCCGCTGCATCGCTCGCAGGATCGAGGTGCTTCCGCTCTGCAGCGGCAGGTGGAGCTGTTCGCACACAGCGGGCGTGTCGGCGATCGCCTCGACGACGTCGGCTTTGATGTCCTTGGGATGCGGGCTGGTGAACCGGACCCGGCGGATGCCGTCCACGGCGCCGACCCGACGCAACAGGTCGGCGAAGATGGGCCGGCGCTTACCGTCGACCAGCAGGCTGCGCCCGTATGAGTTGACGTTCTGGCCGAGCAGGGTGACCTCCACCACCCCGGACCGAGCGAGGTCAGTGACCTCGCGCACGATGTCAGCGGGACGACGTGAGATCTCCCGACCCCGGACCGACGGGACGATGCAGAAGGTACAGGCGTTGTCGCAGCCGATCGTGATCGTGACCCATGCCGAGTGGGTGGTCTCGCGCCGCGTCGGCAGCGTGGAGGGCACATCGTCGATGGACGCGGTCTCGTCCCAGATCTCGGTGACCGGCCCCCACTCCTCGGCGCGGTCCAGGAGGTCGACCACCCGATGGAGGTTGTGGGTACCGAACACGACGTCGACCCACGGCGCCTTCGTCTGGACGATGTCTCGGTCCTTCTGGGCAAGGCATCCGCCCACCAGGATCCGCATGTCGGGCCGCTCGTCCTTGATCG
This region includes:
- the miaB gene encoding tRNA (N6-isopentenyl adenosine(37)-C2)-methylthiotransferase MiaB; this translates as MTLVELGTPTVRERRVPTRSGRRYLVRTFGCQMNEHDSERISGLFEADGMVRADDVGDADVVMINTCCIRENADNRLYGNLGQLKAIKDERPDMRILVGGCLAQKDRDIVQTKAPWVDVVFGTHNLHRVVDLLDRAEEWGPVTEIWDETASIDDVPSTLPTRRETTHSAWVTITIGCDNACTFCIVPSVRGREISRRPADIVREVTDLARSGVVEVTLLGQNVNSYGRSLLVDGKRRPIFADLLRRVGAVDGIRRVRFTSPHPKDIKADVVEAIADTPAVCEQLHLPLQSGSTSILRAMQRGYTPERFLAKLRMAEEIIPGLATSTDIIVGFPGETEDDFQATLDLVAAARFDGAYMFIYSPRPGTRAAEMPDQVDPAVASERFSRLATLQQRISLEKNETLVGTVVEGLVEGPSRKDPTVVTARTRTNKVVHAPGVFDPGSFVDVAVDEAAPSHLVGRLAV